TGGATCCATGGACagatggatccatggatggacagatggatCCATGGAAGGCAGGCTGTTTCCCCCCGTTTCCCGGTGCCACTCACGTTGCCGTAGTCAATGTAGAAGATGTGCACTTTCCCACCCGACTCCACCTTCTCCACGCGGGCGCGGTACCTGCAGGGTGCGATTTGGGGTTTGGTGCTGAGCCCAGgcccctctgctgccctggcccagccccaTGCCCTCCTCACCATTCCCCGTCGACAAACTTGGCGATGCAGAAGTCTCCGCGGCGCGGGGCGAAGGAGCCCTCCACGGGCGGGTGGGTGCCCACCTCGGCGCGCATGTTCTCCATCAGCTTCTCCAGCTGGGCGCCTGCGGGGTCCCGATCCCGGATAAACCCCCGGTCCCGTCCCAAAGCTGACCCCAGCCCCACCCCCAGTGCGGCCCCGGAGCCCGAACCCCAACGACGACTCCAGGGGTCAATCCCAAACCtggagctcagccccagccccaaGACCCAAACCTCTGGACCCCGAACACGGATCCCAACCAGGGACCCCCACCCTGGGGGGTGGAGGGGTGACCCCCCCCGACACCCAGATTTGGGCGTTACCCACCAAAGCCACAAACCCTCATCCCGTCCCGCTGGCCCCCGCCGTGCCGGGTCTGGGGGCGCCCCCGGGTACTGGGGGGGCCCAGGTGTCCCCCCGTACCCGTCTCCACGTCCTGCACGTAGAAGTGGAGGTCGTCGGTGATCTCGGTGACAAACACGGGTTTGTAGTTGGCCGCGcgctccttctcctccagcaccGGCACCACCTCTTCCACCGGCGTCTCCTCGTAGTGGGACCACACCTGGGGGGACACGGGCGTGGGGACCCCGGCCACGCTCCAGGGGACGCCAGTGGGAGGGTGGGGGGCTGCAGCCGGCACTGGGAACATCCCCAGGCCTCAACTGGGGGGGGCCGTGTGCCTTGGGTGGGACATCCCTGGGGTGGGACATCCCTGGGGTGGGACATCCCTGGGGTGGGacatggctggggtgggacaTCNNNNNNNNNNNNNNNNNNNNNNNNNNNNNNNNNNNNNNNNNNNNNNNNNNNNNNNNNNNNNNNNNNNNNNNNNNNNNNNNNNNNNNNNNNNNNNNNNNNNNNNNNNNNNNNNNNNNNNNNNNNNNNNNNNNNNNNNNNNNNNNNNNNNNNNNNNNNNNNNNNNNNNNNNNNNNNNNNNNNNNNNNNNNNNNNNNNNNNNNNNNNNNNNNNNNNNNNNNNNNNNNNNNNNNNNNNNNNNNNNNNNNNNNNNNNNNNNNNNNNNNNNNNNNNNNNNNNNNNNNNNNNNNNNNNNNNNNNNNNNNNNNNNNNNNNNNNNNNNNNNNNNNNNNNNNNNNNNNNNNNNNNNNNNNNNNNNNNNNNNNNNNNNNNNNNNNNNNNNNNNNNNNNNNNNNNNNNNNNNNNNNNNNNNNNNNNNNNNNNNNNNNNNNNNNNNNNNNNNNNNNNNNNNNNNNNNNNNNNNNNNNNNNNNNNNNNNNNNNNNNNNNNNNNNNNNNNNNNNNNNNNNNNNNNNNNNNNNNNNNNNNNNNNNNNNNNNNNNNNNNNNNNNNNNNNNNNNNNNNNNNNNNNNNNNNNNNNNNNNNNNNNNNNNNNNNNNNNNNNNNNNNNNNNNNNNNNNNNNNNNNNNNNNNNNNNNNNNNNNNNNNNNNNNNNNNNNNNNNNNNNNNNNNNNNNNNNNNNNNNNNNNNNNNNNNNNNNNNNNNNNNNNNNNNNNNNNNNNNNNNNNNNNNNNNNNNNNNNNNNNNNNNNNNNNNNNNNNNNNNNNNNNNNNNNNNNNNNNNNNNNNNNNNNNNNNNNNNNNNNNNNNNNNNNNNNNNNNNNNNNNNNNNNNNNNNNNNNNNNNNNNNNNNNNNNNNNNNNNNNNNNNNNNNNNNNNNNNNNNNNNNNNNNNNNNNNNNNNNNNNNNNNNNNNNNNNNNNNNNNNNNNNNNNNNNNNNNNNNNNNNNNNNNNNNNNNNNNNNNNNNNNNNNNNNNNNNNNNNNNNNNNNNNNNNNNNNNNNNNNNNNNNNNNNNNNNNNNNNNNNNNNNNNNNNNNNNNNNNNNNNNNNNNNNNNNNNNNNNNNNNNNNNNNNNNNNNNNNNNNNNNNNNNNNNNNNNNNNNNNNNNNNNNNNNNNNNNNNNNNNNNNNNNNNNNNNNNNNNNNNNNNNNNNNNNNNNNNNNNNNNNNNNNNNNNNNNNNNNNNNNNNNNNNNNNNNNNNNNNNNNNNNNNNNNNNNNNNNNNNNNNNNNNNNNNNNNNNNNNNNNNNNNNNNNNNNNNNNNNNNNNNNNNNNNNNNNNNNNNNNNNNNNNNNNNNNNNNNNNNNNNNNNNNNNNNNNNNNNNNNNNNNNNNNNNNNNNNNNNNNNNNNNNNNNNNNNNNNNNNNNNNNNNNNNNNNNNNNNNNNNNNNNNNNNNNNNNNNNNNNNNNNNNNNNNNNNNNNNNNNNNNNNNNNNNNNNNNNNNNNNNNNNNNNNNNNNNNNNNNNNNNNNNNNNNNNNNNNNNNNNNNNNNNNNNNNNNNNNNNNNNNNNNNNNNNNNNNNNNNNNNNNNNNNNNNNNNNNNNNNNNNNNNNNNNNNNNNNNNNNNNNNNNNNNNNNNNNNNNNNNNNNNNNNNNNNNNNNNNNNNNNNNNNNNNNNNNNNNNNNNNNNNNNNNNNNNNNNNNNNNNNNNNNNNNNNNNNNNNNNNNNNNNNNNNNNNNNNNNNNNNNNNNNNNNNNNNNNNNNNNNNNNNNNNNNNNNNNNNNNNNNNNNNNNNNNNNNNNNNNNNNNNNNNNNNNNNNNNNNNNNNNNNNNNNNNNNNNNNNNNNNNNNNNNNNNNNNNNNNNNNNNNNNNNNNNNNNNNNNNNNNNNNNNNNNNNNNNNNNNNNNNNNNNNNNNNNNNNNNNNNNNNNNNNNNNNNNNNNNNNNNNNNNNNNNNNNNNNNNNNNNNNNNNNNNNNNNNNNNNNNNNNNNNNNNNNNNNNNNNNNNNNNNNNNNNNNNNNNNNNNNNNNNNNNNNNNNNNNNNNNNNNNNNNNNNNNNNNNNNNNNNNNNNNNNNNNNNNNNNNNNNNNNNNNNNNNNNNNNNNNNNNNNNNNNNNNNNNNNNNNNNNNNNNNNNNNNNNNNNNNNNNNNNNNNNNNNNNNNNNNNNNNNNNNNNNNNNNNNNNNNNNNNNNNNNNNNNNNNNNNNNNNNNNNNNNNNNNNNNNNNNNNNNNNNNNNNNNNNNNNNNNNNNNNNNNNNNNNNNNNNNNNNNNNNNNNNNNNNNNNNNNNNNNNNNNNNNNNNNNNNNNNNNNNNNNNNNNNNNNNNNNNNNNNNNNNNNNNNNNNNNNNNNNNNNNNNNNNNNNNNNNNNNNNNNNNNNNNNNNNNNNNNNNNNNNNNNNNNNNNNNNNNNNNNNNNNNNNNNNNNNNNNNNNNNNNNNNNNNNNNNNNNNNNNNNNNNNNNNNNNNNNNNNNNNNNNNNNNNNNNNNNNNNNNNNNNNNNNNNNNNNNNNNNNNNNNNNNNNNNNNNNNNNNNNNNNNNNNNNNNNNNNNNNNNNNNNNNNNNNNNNNNNNNNNNNNNNNNNNNNNNNNNNNNNNNNNNNNNNNNNNNNNNNNNNNNNNNNNNNNNNNNNNNNNNNNNNNNNNNNNNNNNNNNNNNNNNNNNNNNNNNNNNNNNNNNNNNNNNNNNNNNNNNNNNNNNNNNNNNNNNNNNNNNNNNNNNNNNNNNNNNNNNNNNNNNNNNNNNNNNNNNNNNNNNNNNNNNNNNNNNNNNNNNNNNNNNNNNNNNNNNNNNNNNNNNNNNNNNNNNNNNNNNNNNNNNNNNNNNNNNNNNNNNNNNNNNNNNNNNNNNNNNNNNNNNNNNNNNNNNNNNNNNNNNNNNNNNNNNNNNNNNNNNNNNNNNNNNNNNNNNNNNNNNNNNNNNNNNNNNNNNNNNNNNNNNNNNNNNNNNNNGGCACCAGTATGGCCATCACGGCACCAGTATGGACATGGCACCAGTATGGACATCACGGCACCAGTATGGCCATCACGGCACCAGTATGGACATGGCACCAGTATGGCCATCACGGCACCAGTATGGCCATCATGGCACCAGTATGGCCATCATGGCACCAGTATGGACACAGCACCAGTATGGCCATCACAGCACCAGTATGGACATCACGGCACCAGTATGGACATCACAGCACCAGTATGGCCATCACGGCACCAGTATGGACACGGCACCAGTATGGCCATCACGGCACCAGTATGGAGATCACGGCACCAGTATGGCCATCACGGCACCAGTATGGACATGGCACCAGTATGGCCATCACGGCACCAGTATGGCCATCATGGCACCAGTGTGGCCATCATGGCACCAGTATGGACACAGCACCAGTATGGCCATCATGGCACCAGTATGGACACTGCACCAGTATGGCCATCACGGCACCAGTATGGACATCACGGCACCAGTATGGACATGGCACCAGTATGGACACGGCACCAGTATGGCCATCACGGCACCAGTATGGACATGGCACCAGTATGGCCATCATGGCACCAGTATGGACACTGCACCAGTATGGCCATCACGGCACCAGTATGGACATCACGGCACCAGTATGGACATCACGGCACCAGTATGGACATGGCACCAGTATGGACATCACGGCACCAGTATGGACATCACGGCACCAGTATGGACACGGCACCAGTATGGACATCATGGCACCAGTATGGACATCATGGCACCAGTATGGCCATCATGGCACCAGTATGGCCATCACGGCACCAGTATGGACATCACGGCACCAGTATGGCCATCATGGCACGAGTGTGGCCATCACGGCACCAGTATGGACATCACGGCACCAGTATGGCCATCATGGCACCAGTATGGACACAGCACCAGTATGGCCATCACGGCACCAGTATGGCCATCACAGCACCAGTATGGCCATCATGGCACCAGTATGGACATCATGGCACCAGTATGGCCATCACGGCACCAGTATGGCCATCACAGCACCAGTATGGACACAGGACCAGTATGGACACTGCACCAGTATGGCCATCACNNNNNNNNNNNNNNNNNNNNNNNNNNNNNNNNNNNNNNNNNNNNNNNNNNNNNNNNNNNNNNNNNNNNNNNNNNNNNNNNNNNNNNNGGGAGCCGGGAGAGGGGGGGGCCCCAGCCCGTTCTCCGGTTCTCGCCGCCATCCCCAGACGATGGTGAATGATGAACGTGCCACACCATGAAGCTCTTGTGGCAGGTAACTGTGCACCACCTgcgccgccaccgccgccaCCGCACCTGGCCGGGGCTCCTGGCCGCCTCCCTGACCCTGCACGCCTGGCTCCTGGCCACGGCCACCGCCTCGCCCggcccccagagctgcccctccGTCTGCTCCTGCAGTAACCAGTTCAGCAAGGTGGTGTGCACCCGCCGCGGCCTGGCCGAGGTGCCCCCCGGCATCCCCTCCAACACCCGCTATCTCAACCTCATGGAGAACAACATCCAGATGATCCAGGCGGACACCTTCCGCCACCTGCACcacctggaggtgctgcagctgggcaggaacGCCATCCGGCAGATCGAGGTGGGCGCCTTCAACGGCCTGGCCAGCCTCAACACCCTGGAGCTCTTCGACAACTGGCTGACGGTGATCCCCAGCGGCGCCTTCGAGTACCTGTCCAAGCTGCGGGAGCTGTGGCTGCGCAACAACCCCATCGAGAGCATCCCCAGCTACGCCTTCAACCGCGTGCCCTCGCTCATGCGCCTCGACCTGGGCGAGCTCAAGAAGCTCGAGTACATCTCCGAGGGCGCCTTCGAGGGCTTGTACAACCTCAAGTACCTCAACCTGGGGATGTGCAACATTAAGGACATGCCCAACCTGACGCCCTTGGTgggcctggaggagctggagatgtCGGGCAACAACTTCCCCGAGATCAAACCGGGCTCCTTCCACGGGCTCAAATCCCTCAAAAAGCTCTGGATCATGAACTCGCAGATCAACCTGATCGAGCGCAACGCCTTCGACGACCTGACGGCACTGGTGGAGCTCAACCTGGCCCACAACAACCTGTCCTCGCTGCCCCACGACCTGTTCGCCCCGCTGCGCTACCTGGTGGAGCTGCACCTGCACCACAACCCCTGGGACTGCGACTGCGACATCCTCTGGCTGTCGTGGTGGCTGCGGGAGTACATCCCCACCAACTCCACCTGCTGCGGCCGCTGCCACGCCCCGCTGCACATGCGGGGCCGCTTCCTGGTGGAGGTGGACCAGACCTCCTTCCAGTGCTCGGCGCCCTTCATCATGGACGCGCCCGCGGACCTCAACATCTCGGAGGGGCGCGTGGCCGAGCTGCGCTGCCGGACGCCGTCCATGTCGTCGGTGCGGTGGCTGCTGCCCAACGGGACGGTGCTGAGCCACGCCTCGAGCCACCCGCGCCTGGCCGTGCTCAACGACGGCACCCTCAACTTCTCGCACGTGCTGCTGGCCGACACCGGCCTCTACACCTGCATGGTGACCAACGTGGCCGGCAACTCCAACGCCTCGGCCTTCCTCAACGTCAGCACGGCCGAGCTCAACACCTCCAACTACAGCTTCTTCACCACCGTCACGGTGGAGACCACCGAGATCTCCCCCGAGGACGTGTCCCCCAAGTTCACCAAGCCCGTGCCCACCGCCTCGACGGGCTACCAGCCGGCCtacaccaccaccaccaccgTGCTGGTGCAGACCACGCGCCCGCCCAAGCAGGTGGCCGTGCCCACGGCCGACGCCGGCGACAAGCTGCAGACCAGCCTGGACGAGGTGATGAAGACCACCAAGATCATCATCGGCTGCTTCGTGGCCGTGACGCTGCTGGCCGCCGCCATGCTCATCGTCTTCTACAAGCTCCGCAAGCGGCACCAGCAGCGCAGCACCGTCACCGCCGCCCGCACCGTGGAGATCATCCAGGTGGACGAGGACATCGCTCCGGCCGCCGCGGCCACGCCCGCGNNNNNNNNNNNNNNNNNNNNNNNNNNNNNNNNNNNNNNNNNNNNNNNNNNNNNNNNNNNNNNNNNNNNNNNNNNNNNNNNNNNNNNNNNNNNNNNNNNNNNNNNNNNNNNNNNNNNNNNNNNNNNNNNNNNNNNNNNNNNNNNNNNNNNNNNNNNNNNNNNNNNNNNNNNNNNNNNNNNNNNNNNNNNNNNNNNNNNNNNNNNNNNNNNNNNNNNNNNNNNNNNNNNNNNNNNNNNNNNNNNNNNNNNNNNNNNNNNNNNNNNNNNNNNNNNNNNNNNNNNNNNNNNNNNNNNNNNNNNNNNNNNNNNNNNNNNNNNNNNNNNNNNNNNNNNNNNNNNNNNNNNNNNNNNNNNNNNNNNNNNNNNNNNNNNNNNNNNNNNNNNNNNNNNNNNNNNNNNNNNNNNNNNNNNNNNNNNNNNNNNNNNNNNNNNNNNNNNNNNNNNNNNNNNNNNNNNNNNNNNNNNNNNNNNNNNNNNNNNNNNNNNNNNNNNNNNNNNNNNNNNNNNNNNNNNNNNNNNNNNNNNNNNNNNNNNNNNNNNNNNNNNNNNNNNNNNNNNNNNNNNNNNNNNNNNNNNNNNNNNNNNNNNNNNNNNNNNNNNNNNNNNNNNNNNNNNNNNNNNNNNNNNNNNNNNNNNNNNNNNNNNNNNNNNNNNNNNNNNNNNNNNNNNNNNNNNNNNNNNNNNNNNNNNNNNNNNNNNNNNNNNNNNNNNNNNNNNNNNNNNNNNNNNNNNNNNNNNNNNNNNNNNNNNNNNNNNNNNNNNNNNNNNNNNNNNNNNNNNNNNNNNNNNNNNNNNNNNNNNNNNNNNNNNNNNNNNNNNNNNNNNNNNNNNNNNNNNNNNNNNNNNNNNNNNNNNNNNNNNNNNNNNNNNNNNNNNNNNNNNNNNNNNNNNNNNNNNNNNNNNNNNNNNNNNNNNNNNNNNNNNNNNNNNNNNNNNNNNNNNNNNNNNNNNNNNNNNNNNNNNNNNNNNNNNNNNNNNNNNNNNNNNNNNNNNNNNNNNNNNNNNNNNNNNNNNNNNNNNNNNNNNNNNNNNNNNNNNNNNNNNNNNNNNNNNNNNNNNNNNNNNNNNNNNNNNNNNNNNNNNNNNNNNNNNNNNNNNNNNNNNNNNNNNNNNNNNNNNNNNNNNNNNNNNNNNNNNNNNNNNNNNNNNNNNNNNNNNNNNNNNNNNNNNNNNNNNNNNNNNNNNNNNNNNNNNNNNNNNNNNNNNNNNNNNNNNNNNNNNNNNNNNNNNNNNNNNNNNNNNNNNNNNNNNNNNNNNNNNNNNNNNNNNNNNNNNNNNNNNNNNNNNNNNNNNNNNNNNNNNNNNNNNNNNNNNNNNNNNNNNNNNNNNNNNNNNNNNNNNNNNNNNNNNNNNNNNNNNNNNNNNNNNNNNNNNNNNNNNNNNNNNNNNNNNNNNNNNNNNNNNNNNNNNNNNNNNNNNNNNNNNNNNNNNNNNNNNNNNNNNNNNNNNNNNNNNNNNNNNNNNNNNNNNNNNNNNNNNNNNNNNNNNNNNNNNNNNNNNNNNNNNNNNNNNNNNNNNNNNNNNNNNNNNNNNNNNNNNNNNNNNNNNNNNNNNNNNNNNNNNNNNNNNNNNNNNNNNNNNNNNNNNNNNNNNNNNNNNNNNNNNNNNNNNNNNNNNNNNNNNNNNNNNNNNNNNNNNNNNNNNNNNNNNNNNNNNNNNNNNNNNNNNNNNNNNNNNNNNNNNNNNNNNNNNNNNNNNNNNNNNNNNNNNNNNNNNNNNNNNNNNNNNNNNNNNNNNNNNNNNNNNNNNNNNNNNNNNNNNNNNNNNNNNNNNNNNNNNNNNNNNNNNNNNNNNNNNNNNNNNNNNNNNNNNNNNNNNNNNNNNNNNNNNNNNNNNNNNNNNNNNNNNNNNNNNNNNNNNNNNNNNNNNNNNNNNNNNNNNNNNNNNNNNNNNNNNNNNNNNNNNNNNNNNNNNNNNNNNNNNNNNNNNNNNNNNNNNNNNNNNNNNNNNNNNNNNNNNNNNNNNNNNNNNNNNNNNNNNNNNNNNNNNNNNNNNNNNNNNNNNNNNNNNNNNNNNNNNNNNNNNNNNNNNNNNNNNNNNNNNNNNNNNNNNNNNNNNNNNNNNNNNNNNNNNNNNNNNNNNNNNNNNNNNNNNNNNNNNNNNNNNNNNNNNNNNNNNNNNNNNNNNNNNNNNNNNNNNNNNNNNNNNNNNNNNNNNNNNNNNNNNNNNNNNNNNNNNNNNNNNNNNNNNNNNNNNNNNNNNNNNNNNNNNNNNNNNNNNNNNNNNNNNNNNNNNNNNNNNNNNNNNNNNNNNNNNNNNNNNNNNNNNNNNNNNNNNNNNNNNNNNNNNNNNNNNNNNNNNNNNNNNNNNNNNNNNNNNNNNNNNNNNNNNNNNNNNNNNNNNNNNNNNNNNNNNNNNNNNNNNNNNNNNNNNNNNNNNNNNNNNNNNNNNNNNNNNNNNNNNNNNNNNNNNNNNNNNNNNNNNNNNNNNNNNNNNNNNNNNNNNNNNNNNNNNNNNNNNNNNNNNNNNNNNNNNNNNNNNNNNNNNNNNNNNNNNNNNNNNNNNNNNNNNNNNNNNNNNNNNNNNNNNNNNNNNNNNNNNNNNNNNNNNNNNNNNNNNNNNNNNNNNNNNNNNNNNNNNNNNNNNNNNNNNNNNNNNNNNNNNNNNNNNNNNNNNNNNNNNNNNNNNNNNNNNNNNNNNNNNNNNNNNNNNNNNNNNNNNNNNNNNNNNNNNNNNNNNNNNNNNNNNNNNNNNNNNNNNNNNNNNNNNNNNNNNNNNNNNNNNNNNNNNNNNNNNNNNNNNNNNNNNNNNNNNNNNNNNNNNNNNNNNNNNNNNNNNNNNNNNNNNNNNNNNNNNNNNNNNNNNNNNNNNNNNNNNNNNNNNNNNNNNNNNNNNNNNNNNNNNNNNNNNNNNNNNNNNNNNNNNNNNNNNNNNNNNNNNNNNNNNNNNNNNNNNNNNNNNNNNNNNNNNNNNNNNNNNNNCCCCGAGGGGACACCGGGACCCCCGTtctgtgggatggggacactgggaggggACCTCAGCTCCGGGGGGCGCCGGGACCCCCAAAAGGGGGGCAGGGCAGCGGTGCCAGCGCCACACGGGCTGTgacaggggctggggacaagggacagcCCTGTGGGGACCAGGGGACCCTCGGTGTCCCCCAGGTGTCACCTCCAGCCCCGTGCCGGGGCCGGTCCCCCTGGAGCCCTCGGGGTTCAGAGCTGCCTTTTGGGGCGTTTTTAggatttttgttatttttggcAGATCCGGGTCAGTTTTTCCCCAAAgcacattcctgcttttccctccatTCCTCAGTTTCCCCGCCAGGCCGGGGTGGGAATGCCAACACCTCCTCCTGCCgctcctccctgtgctgggagaggagcgAGCccaaaaatcctgggaatgctgcagggcCCGGAAGGATTTACGGATTTAACTGGCATTGATTTGAGCCCCAGATCGGGGCAGCCGAGCTCTTCATCGTCATCATCGTCATCgtcatcatcgtcatcatcgtcatcattGTCATCATCGTCATTGTCATCATtatcatcgtcatcatcatcgtcattgtcatcatcgtcatcatcattGTCATTGtcatcattgtcatcatcatcatcatcatcgtcatcatcgtcatcatcgTCATCGTCATCATtatcatcgtcatcatcatcatcatcgtcatcatcattGTCATCGTCATCATCGTCATTGTCATTGTCATTgtcatcatcgtcatcatcgtc
This window of the Parus major isolate Abel unplaced genomic scaffold, Parus_major1.1 Scaffold513, whole genome shotgun sequence genome carries:
- the LOC107199233 gene encoding leucine-rich repeat-containing protein 4 — protein: MKLLWQVTVHHLRRHRRHRTWPGLLAASLTLHAWLLATATASPGPQSCPSVCSCSNQFSKVVCTRRGLAEVPPGIPSNTRYLNLMENNIQMIQADTFRHLHHLEVLQLGRNAIRQIEVGAFNGLASLNTLELFDNWLTVIPSGAFEYLSKLRELWLRNNPIESIPSYAFNRVPSLMRLDLGELKKLEYISEGAFEGLYNLKYLNLGMCNIKDMPNLTPLVGLEELEMSGNNFPEIKPGSFHGLKSLKKLWIMNSQINLIERNAFDDLTALVELNLAHNNLSSLPHDLFAPLRYLVELHLHHNPWDCDCDILWLSWWLREYIPTNSTCCGRCHAPLHMRGRFLVEVDQTSFQCSAPFIMDAPADLNISEGRVAELRCRTPSMSSVRWLLPNGTVLSHASSHPRLAVLNDGTLNFSHVLLADTGLYTCMVTNVAGNSNASAFLNVSTAELNTSNYSFFTTVTVETTEISPEDVSPKFTKPVPTASTGYQPAYTTTTTVLVQTTRPPKQVAVPTADAGDKLQTSLDEVMKTTKIIIGCFVAVTLLAAAMLIVFYKLRKRHQQRSTVTAARTVEIIQVDEDIAPAAAATPIGAAELFIVIIVIVIIVIIVIIVIIVIVIIIIVIIIVIVIIVIIIVIVIIVIIIIIIVIIVIIVIVIIIIVIIIIIVIIIVIVIIVIVIVIVIIVII